A window of [Clostridium] innocuum genomic DNA:
TCGTACAGAAAGTGCCTATACCAATCACCGCAGTCCAGAAGCAGTTCACTTCACCCCGGATATCGATGAGGATTTAAAGCGGCGGGATTTCACAATGAATGCCATCGCCTGGCATCCGAAGCGGGGCTTTCATGACCCTTACCATGGACAGGCAGACATCGCCAAAAAAACCATACGCTGTGTCGGAAAGGCTTCCGAAAGAATGCAGGAGGATGCTCTGCGTATTCTTCGTGCCATGCGCTTTCACTGTACACTGCACTTCACCATCGAGGAAGAAACGGTGCAGGCCATACGCACCCATGCCCATCTGCTGTCCTATATCTCCAGAGAACGCATTCGGGAGGAATTCAACCGTATCCTGCTGCAGGATTATCCGGATACGCTGCAGCTGTTAAAGGAAATGCGGGTGCTGGATACAATTGCGGCAGGCTATACGAAGCTGATGAACAAAGAACAGAACAATCCCTGGCATATATATGATGTATTCACGCATACCGATGTGGCACTGAACCATACGAAAGGGATGGCGTTGGAAGGCAAGCTGGCCATCATTTTCCATGACACGGGAAAGCCGGCTTGTGAAACTCTGGATGCAGACGGCATCTCCCATTATTACGGACATGCGCAGAAATCTGTTGAGCTTGCCCGCTGCTGGCTGAAAAAGCTTCACTATGACAATCGGACCATACAACGCGTTTTACGCTGCATTGCATATCACGATTACAATCTCACACCGAAAAAAAGCACTTTGCGCAGATATCTTTCAAAATTTGATAATCAGCTGGAGGATGCCTTACTGGCCCTGGATGTACAGCTCGCAGACCAGCTCGCAAAAAACCCGGAGCCGGCCGCAAACGGTGTCCGGATCATCCGGCAATGCAAAGAGCTGCTACTGCACATGCACGCGGAGGAAGAGCCTCTCAGCTTACAGACACTCGCGGTAAACGGCAGAGACATGATGGGTTTCGGTCTATGCGGCAAACAGATCGGTATCGCACTGCATATGCTTCTGGACTACGCGATGCAGGATCCTTCTCGTAACACAAAAAAGCAGCTGATTGAGGAATTAAACAGGAAATGCCAAAATCTGCACAATGCATAAACCATATGGAAGCACGGTTTTACTCTCTGCTTATGCGCATATTTCAGTATGCAGAGCTTATCTGCATTCCCATCCAAAAAGGAGGCATCCCCATCGGAAAGCCTCCTTTTTCAAGCCTGACAGGTATTCACTACCTGTGCTCATTCACTTAAACGCTTCAGATCATCCACCAGCTTTTCACAAATCTCCTCATCCAGCTGTGACAGGATATACCCCTGATACGTACAGTATTTGGTTTTGATATCCTGAATGGTCTTCAGCTCGGTCTCATTGCGCTCCTTATCCTGTAATTCACTGAGGATTTCCGCAGTAAGGCGAATCGGCTGATCGTATACCATCGTGATATCAGCCAGAGAACTGTTCCTCTGCCCCCGTACCTTGTTCACTGCCTGATTGAGATAGTATTCTATCATGACGGCCTGCTTGTGAATCTGTAATCCGCAACTCATATAGCATCATCCTTTCTGACAATGCTATCGTACTGCTGATTGTTACATCATGCGTGTAACAATCACTAAAATGTAAGACTTCCGCTCAGCAAACCATAACCAACTGCCAGTACACCGCACAGCAGCATGACGGTAATCGGACTTTTTTTATATTTTCTCAACAGAAAGAAGCCCAGTGCAAACAGCAGCACACTTTCCAGATTAACATCTGCAAGCGATATCGCTTTTCCTCCCCAGAAGGCATCGATTCCCAGAGACACCCCTGCAGATGCAATCAAAGCAACCACCGCCGGACGAAGCCCCTTCAGCACTGCCTGAATCGCATCCAGCTGCCGGTATTTATAATACAGAAAGGACAGTGTCAGGACAATGATAAAGCTGGGCAGCACCACACCAAGAGATGCCACCAGTGCTCCCGGCAGCCCCGCAATCTTTGTCCCCACGAAGCTGGCGGCATTGATTGCAATAGGTCCCGGTGTCATCTGAGATATGGTCAGGATATCCGCAAATTCACGCATGCTCAGCCAGCCATGCATGGCGACGACCTGATCCTGAATAATCGGAAGCGCCGCATAGCCGCCGCCAATGCTCAAAAGCCCGATTTGCAGAAAGCTGAACAACAGCTGTAACAGTGTCATTGCAGACCACCCTCCTTCTTTATCGCTCGCTCAATCAGATAGCCCAGTGCACCGCATACGATTATGATGATAAGCAGATTGACATCAAACAAAACATTGCATACAAAGGCTGCCAGCATGATGAGCACATACACCTTCTGCGGCTGGCTCCAGACCTCCCGGCCCATCGTCCATACCACATCACAGATGGTCGCAACCACACCTGCCTGCATTCCAAACAGCATGACCTGTATCCAGCGTATCTGGATAAACGCCTCATAGCAATAGGATATCACCGTTAGGATCACAAGCGGAGGAAGTACTGTTCCGATGACTGCAACGATTGCCCCCGGGATACCGGCACAGCGATAGCCGATACTGATCGAGGCATTGACAGCGATTGCTCCGGGTGAGGATTGGGCGATAGCCACCAAATCCATCATCTCTCCCTCTTCAATCCAATGCAGATCCTCAACAAATTTCTTTCTCATCAGCGGTACGATCACATAGCCTCCACCAAAGGTACAGGCGCTTAACATAAACACGGAAGAAAATAATGTTCCGTACATTTTTGCATTTTTCTCCAATTTCATCACCTTCCCTACTATTATAGTCCTTGTCATTTCATAATGAAAATAGTATTATTATATATATTTAATAACAGTTTATTATGAAAGGAGAATTTCATGACGCTACGACATCTCCGCATTTTTGTTGCGGTATGCACATGGGGAAGTATCACCAGAGCCGCAGAAAAGCTGCATATGGCACAGCCCTCGGTATCCCTTGCCATACGGGAGCTGGAGGAGTATTATCAGCTGCAGCTGTTTGACAGAATCTCGCGCAAATTATATCTGACAGGTGATGGAGAGCGCTTTCTCAAATACGCCAGTCACATCACCTCCCTGTTTGATGAAATGGAAAACAGCATGGAACACTGGAGTGATATGGAAAGCATGTCCATCGGCTCGAGTATTACCATTGCCAACAGTCTGCTTTGTGAATGCCTGCACAGCTATAAGCTGGAGTATCCGAAGCGGCAGATACAGATTCTCATTGAAAATTCCATGATTCTTGAGGAGTCCATCGTTTCCAATCAGCTGGATTTGGCGCTGATTGAGGGAATTCCGACACATGAGCATATTCAGAAACTATCGTTTTTCAAGGATGAGCTTGCCGTCATCTGTGCCAGAGAGCATCCGCTGGCAGAAAAACAGAAGCTGTGTCTGCAGGATATTGCACAGGAACCGTTTTTGCTGCGGGAGAAGGGCAGCGGTACAAGAGAAATTCTGGATTCCATCATGAAGGTGCACGATATTCAACTGCATCCCATATGGGAGAGTGCCAGCACCCGTGCACTGGTTAAGGGGGTGCAGTTCGGCTTCGGTATCTCCATCCTGCCCTATCAGATGGTAAAGGCAGAGCTGGAGGCAGGCATTGTCACCCGTTTGTATTTATCGGATGTTTCCTTTCAGAGGGATTATTATATCATCTATCATGCAAACAAGCATCTGCATGCCGGCTTGTTGGATTTTATCGCAACCTGCCGCCGGGTCTGTGCGAAGATTCAGGCAAAGGAGTAAGCAATAGACATACAAAAACAGGCCTTGCAAGGGCTGCATGAGGTATACAAAAGAAGACTTCACCTTATTGTTTCGGGAAGTCTAACGTGTGTATCTATTCGATTTGAATGAACGCGTAGCAGCATGCCTGTCGCGTAGTTTCCATCATGCCTGCATCCAGGATCGTAATGCTTCCTTCACCTCAGCTACAGCAGAAAATACAGCATTTGCTCCTGTGAGATACCGGTATACATAATTCCATTCCTCAACGGAGAATTTCGTATCCTCTATTTCCAGAATCATATCCGCATATTCCTGAAAAATCATCTTCTGTCGAAGATCAGAAATATAAGCAGCATCACAGTTATCAAATATATAATCCAGCAGTGCATCCTTCATGGCTTCGCCCCATTTCTTGTGTATATCTATAAAATTATACGTAAATAGACAGTGTGTTTTTTTATGATTTTCCCTCTATTTTCTTGAAAAATTGACCCTTTTCGCGAAAAATACGCCTATTTCATAAAGTATGCTTTTTTATATACATCCATTGATATTATAAAAGAATTGCACCTCATTTACAATATTTCCAATACAAAATACGAAAAAAATAGCAATTTCTGGCTTGGATACGACTTTTTTACAGCTTTTTCTATTTTACACAGCTACAGCCAAAGCAAAAGGAAGCAGGGAAATCCTATATGACGATATTATTTAATGATTTCATATGAAGAACAGCCGTTTTGATTATCAACTGTATTTCCATAAACTATATAATGAAACTACTGCAGGCAACTGCACTTAACAGCGGCTTCTTACTGTTCGCTGACTCCCCAAGCGCTTCTCCTGTTTTTGAAACAACTGATTATTCAATTTCATTGCTGAAGAAGAAATCATGCAGTACATATACCATAGCAGGTGATACATAAAAATGCACCATGCTCACAGAGGAACTGCTTATGATTCTGCTTTTTTAATGACTGCATCATCGTTTCCTAGTAATTGCTTTAACCGAATTTCCGATCTGTCTGAGCTTTCATATACAAAAGGAGCGCTTTTGGCCTTAACAACCGAAGCGCTCTTTCCTATATCGAGATTACTTTTATGAATGAACAGCCTATGCCTTCTGATAAGCGATTTCCCCGTTGATAATGGTATAGCGGATAACGTTTTGTGTATCCAGCAAAGAGCTGTCACAGATGATGATATCCCCGTCCTTGCCCTCTTCAATGCTGCCGATGCGTTTCTCCAGTCCAAGGATTTTTGCAGGATTGATGGTGATGGCTTTTAATGCCTCCTCTTCCGGCAGACCGTCCTTCATGGCAAGTGCTGCACATAACGGCAGATATTCCTGCGGTACGACCGGTGAATCCGTCGTAATGGCGATCAGGATTCCTTCCCTGCACAGAACACCCGGCGTTGTAAAGGATTTGTTTGCCAGCTCGAATTTTGATTTATGGGTCAGGGATGGTCCGACGATAGCCGGATATCCGCTTGCCTTCACCTGTGCCTTGATAACCTCCCCATCCGTGCAATGATCCAGTGTCACATTGACATCGAATTCCTTAGCGATACGAATCACCGTCAGGATATCGTCCGCACGATGTGCGTGACATTTTAACGGCAGCTCCTTTTTGATAACCGGAATCATCGCCTCCAGCTTCATATCATAGGCCGGCATTTTCAGTGGATCGTTGTTAGCGGCTTCCTTTTTTGCGATGTATTCCTTGGTCTTTGCCAGCGTTTCCCGCAGCAGCGCTGCAATGTTCATTCTGGTTTTGATACGGCTGTCCTGATAGACACGCTTTGGATTCTCCCCAAAGGCACACTTCATCGCCACCGGATTCTGTATGACCATTTCATCAATGCTGACGCCGTGTGTTTTATAGGCCATGAAGGTACCACCGATGACATTGGCGCTTCCAGGACCTGCGGCCACCGTGGTGATTCCGGCATTGCGGGCATTGATAATCGTTTCATCCAGTGGGTTACAGCCGTCGATGGCACGCACCTGCGGCGTAATCGGATCACTCATTTCATTAACATCATCACCTTCGCCGCGAATGGCGCTTTCCTCCATTCCCAGATGACAGTGGGCTTCAATCATTCCAGGGAACACCTGTTTTCCGGATGCGTCGATGATCAGTTCTCCGGTTTCCTCTTTCAGATTTTCACCGACTGCGGCAATTTTTCCATTTTGCACGCGAATATCCGCCTGTATGGTTCCGGCAGCGGCCATTGTATGAATCCTTCCATTCTTAATTAACATCTTGTCTGCTCTCCTTTGCACTTCCTATGCGTTTGTTATCAGTTCCGCAATCGTATCTCCCATCTGGGAACATGTCCGGTATGTTTTTCCATCCTCCATGATATCCTTTGTGCGATATCCCAGACGAAGTGCCGCTTCCACAGCCTCTTCGATTTCCGCAGCTTCCTGATCCATGTCAAAGGCATATTTCAGCATCATGCCTGCGGCCAGTATCGTGCCGATTGGATTGGCGATATTCTGCCCTGCGATATCCGGTGCAGAGCCGTGAATCGGCTCATACATACCGCGCTTTGTTTCCCCCAGGGATGCACTGGGGATCAGACCGATGGAGCCGGTGATCATGCTGGCCTCATCACTCAGGATATCCCCGAACATATTCTCTGTCACAACGACATCAAACTGGGATGGATCCTTCACAATCTGCATAGCGGCATTATCCACCAGCATATGTGTAAGGGTTACATCCGGATACTCTTTTGCGACTTCACTTACGATTTTACGCCATAAACGGGAGGTGTCAAGTACATTCGCCTTATCGACGGAAATAACACGGCTTCCCCTTTTACGCGCCGTCTGAAATGCCGTATGGGCAATTCTTTCGATTTCATGCGCATAATAGCACATATTGTCACTGGCATAAAGTTCTCCGTTTTTTTCCACCGTGCTTTTTTCTCCGAAATACACACCGCCGATCAATTCCCGAACGACCATAAAATCAATTCCGTTTGCGACGATATCCTTACGCAGCGGAGAGGCATCGGATAGCTCCTTAAAGATTTTCGCAGGACGCAGATTGGCATACAGACCAAGCTCCTTGCGAATGCTTAACAATGCTTTTTCCGGACGGATAGAAGGATCGACATGATCCCACTTCGGTCCGCCGACTGCCCCCAGCAGCACGCTGTCGCTGGCAAGCGCCGCATCCAGGCTTTCCTTTGGCAGTGAGGTTCCGTATTTATCAATGGCGCAGCCTCCGGCATCCACTTCCGTGTAGACAAAGCTGTGTCCGTATTTCTTTGCGATGACATCCAGAACCTTCACCGCCTCTTTGACGATTTCCGGTCCGATTCCATCTCCCGGTATTACCGCAATATGCTTCTCCATTTACTTCCCCCCCTGCTCTTTAATGGCATTTAACAATCCGTTGTGCTGCATGATGTTTTGAATAAACGCAGGAAACGGCTGTGCCTGATAGGTTTCGTTTTTTGTTTTATTTATGATTTCTCCGGTATTGAAGTTGATTTCCACCTCATCCTTATCATCAATACGCTCACTTGCCTCCACACATTCCAGGATTGGCAGACCGATGTTGATCGCATTGCGGTAAAAGATACGCGCAAAGCTTTTTGCGATCACACAGGAAATACCGCTTGCCTTAATGGCGATCGGCGCATGTTCACGGCTGCTTCCGCAACCGAAATTAAAGCCTGCCACCATGATATCGTTCACTTTGATTTTCTTTACAAAGTCCGCATCGATATCACACATGCATTTTTCTGCCAGCTCCTTAGGATCACTGGTATTCAGATATCTTGCGGGAATGATGACATCGGTATCGACATTATCCCCGTATTTATGTGCTGTTCCATTTGCATTCATGCTTACGCTACCTCCTTTGGTGCTGCAATTCTGCCCATAATGGCACTGGCTGCCGCAACAGCCGGGCTTGCCAGATATACCTCGGAATCTACATGCCCCATCCGACCGACAAAGTTCCGGTTCGTTGTCGCTACACAGCGTTCATTTTCCGCCAGTATTCCCATATAGCCGCCCAGGCATGGACCACACGTTGGTGTGGATACCACGCAGCCTGCATCGATGAAGATTTCCGTATAGCCCAGTTGTATGCACTGCTTGTAAATTTCCTGTGTTGCCGGAATGATGATGGCACGCACTCCTTTTGCCACATGCTGTCCCTTCAGAATCTGTGCAGCCTCTGCCATATCGGACAGCCGTCCGTTGGTACAGGAGCCGATGACAACCTGATCAATCCTCACAGGCTCTTTGATTTCATCCATCGTTCTGGTGTTTTCCGGCAGGTGCGGGAAGGCTACTGTATGGGTGATCTGGCTCAAATCCAGATGATACACATTGCAATAGTCTGCGTCCGCATCTGCTTCATAGGTAACATATGGACGGCTTACACGATCCTTGACATAAGCCTCCGTAATCTCATCGAAGGCGAAAATTCCGTTTTTGGCACCGGCTTCGATTGCCATGTTTGCCATGCATAAGCGATCATCCATGCTCAGACTCTGTAAACCGATACCGCTGAATTCCATCGATTTATACAAGGCGCCATCCACACCGATCATGCCGATGATGTGTAAAATGACATCCTTTCCACTGACATGCGGTGCGAGCTTTCCACGCAGATCAAATTTGATAGCTTCCGGAATTTTAAACCAGCATTTGCCGGTAGCCATGCCTGCGGCCATATCCGTACTGCCCACACCGGTGGAGAAAGCGTTCAGCGCTCCGTACGTGCACGTATGGGAGTCCGCACCGATGATGCATTCCCCAGGTCCTACGATACCCTTCTCCGGAAGCAGGGCATGCTCGATTCCCATTTCCCCGACATCGTAAAAGTGCTCGATGTTCTTCGCATAGGCAAAGGTACGGCATGCCTTGCACTGCTGTGCTGCCTTGATATCCTTGTTTGGCGCAAAATGATCCATAACCATGCTGATTTTTCCCGGATCAAACACCTGTGAAAAGCCGTATTTTTCAAATTCCTTGATAGCAACCGGTGATGTAATATCATTTCCCAGTACCATATCCAGATTCACTTCGATCAGCTGTCCTGCCTCCACGTGATCCAGACCGGCATGTGCTGCCAGAATTTTCTGTGTCATTGTCATTCCCATAATGGTTTTCCTCCTGCTGTTATTGTTTAAGCCTCTGCTTCTTTTTCTGCCTCGCGGCGCTGTGCGACTGCCCGGTTGATGGCTGAGAATAATGCCTGTACACTGGATGCGATGATATCATCATGCAGTCCCACACCCCACTGATTCTTTTTGCGGCAGTCGATGATTTTCACATAGGATACCGCTCTGGACGAGGACCCCTTGCTTAACGCATGTTCCTTGTAATCCAGTATGTCAAAGGTCAGATTCATATTGTCACGCAGGGCATTGCTGACGGCATCCAGACGGCCGTTTCCCGTAGCGGTGATAAACTGCGTCTTTCCCTCATAGGTGATGTTCATCGTCACGGTCACGATATCACCCTGACGGACAAAGTGATAATCGTTGAGTGCATAGGGTGCGTTCACGTTCATGTATTCCTTCTGGAACAGATCGTTGATCTCATTTGGCAGCAGCTCCTTGTGCTCATGGTCGGATACATCCTTCATATAATAGCCAACCTGCTCGCGCATATCGGATGGCAGATCATAGCCGTAGTATTCCTCGAGCATGTAGCCGATGCCGCCCTTACCGGATTGCGAGTTGATGCGGATAACATCTGTTTCATAGACACGTCCGACATCTCTTGGATCGATTGGCAGATACGGTACCGTCCAGTGATCAGGATCCTGGGCATCACGGTAATGCATGCCTTTGGCAATGGCATCCTGATGAGAGCCGGAGAAGGCTGCGAATACCAGCTGACCGGCATAGGGCTGACGCATGTGTACCTGCATACGGGTACAGCGCTCATAAACCTCGACAATGTGCGGCATATCCGTGAAGTTCAACTCAGGATCGATTCCCATCGCATACATGTTCATTGCAAGTGTAATAATATCCACATTTCCGGTACGCTCCCCGTTGCCAAACAGCGTTCCCTCGATGCGGTCCGCACCTGCCAGAATACCCATTTCCGTATCAGCAACGCCACACCCGCGGTCATTGTGCGGATGCAGGGATACGATAACATTCTCACGATAGTTCATATGCTTGCACATGTATTCAATCTGCTGTGCGTAAATATGCGGCATACTCATTTCCACAGTCACCGGCAAATTGATGATGACCTTGTTGTCCGCAGTTGGCTGCCATATATCCAATACGGCATTGCAGACCTCCAGGGCATACTCCACCTCTGTTCCGGTAAAGCTTTCCGGTGAATACTCAAAGCGGTAATTGCCGCCGTCCTCCTCTGTCAGCTTCTTTAACAGCTTGGCACCCTCCACAGCGATATTCAGAATTTCTTCCTTTGATTTTTTGAACACCTGCTCGCGCTGTGCCAGAGATGTGGAATTGTATAAATGAATCACTGCATTTTTTGCGCCCTTAACAGCTTCAAAGGTTCTGCGGATGATATGCTCTCTTGCCTGTGTCAGTACCTGAACCGTTACATCCTCCGGAATCAAATCCTCATCGATCAGCTTGCGCAGAAATTCAAATTCCGTCTGACTGGCTGCCGGAAAGCCGATTTCAATTTCCTTAAAGCCAACCTCTACAAGCAGCTGGAAAAACTCGATTTTTTCATCCAGACTCATCGGTATGATCAATGCCTGATTGCCATCCCGCAAATCCACGCTGCACCATTGGGGTGCTTTTTCTATATATTCTTTCCCTGCCCAGTCCATGCATGGCTCCGGTGGTAAAAAATACTGTCGTTTGTACTTCTGATATCCTTCCATCATCCTGTCCTCCTTTTTGTAACAAAAAACTTCCATCTCT
This region includes:
- a CDS encoding HD domain-containing protein — its product is MKTINDSQIQSVLQLFSTIHKEAWLVGGCVRDMLMGRELHDYDITTDATPYEVMALFQEKGYRVIPTGLKHGTVTVLVQDEPIEITTYRTESAYTNHRSPEAVHFTPDIDEDLKRRDFTMNAIAWHPKRGFHDPYHGQADIAKKTIRCVGKASERMQEDALRILRAMRFHCTLHFTIEEETVQAIRTHAHLLSYISRERIREEFNRILLQDYPDTLQLLKEMRVLDTIAAGYTKLMNKEQNNPWHIYDVFTHTDVALNHTKGMALEGKLAIIFHDTGKPACETLDADGISHYYGHAQKSVELARCWLKKLHYDNRTIQRVLRCIAYHDYNLTPKKSTLRRYLSKFDNQLEDALLALDVQLADQLAKNPEPAANGVRIIRQCKELLLHMHAEEEPLSLQTLAVNGRDMMGFGLCGKQIGIALHMLLDYAMQDPSRNTKKQLIEELNRKCQNLHNA
- a CDS encoding chromate transporter, producing the protein MTLLQLLFSFLQIGLLSIGGGYAALPIIQDQVVAMHGWLSMREFADILTISQMTPGPIAINAASFVGTKIAGLPGALVASLGVVLPSFIIVLTLSFLYYKYRQLDAIQAVLKGLRPAVVALIASAGVSLGIDAFWGGKAISLADVNLESVLLFALGFFLLRKYKKSPITVMLLCGVLAVGYGLLSGSLTF
- a CDS encoding chromate transporter codes for the protein MKLEKNAKMYGTLFSSVFMLSACTFGGGYVIVPLMRKKFVEDLHWIEEGEMMDLVAIAQSSPGAIAVNASISIGYRCAGIPGAIVAVIGTVLPPLVILTVISYCYEAFIQIRWIQVMLFGMQAGVVATICDVVWTMGREVWSQPQKVYVLIMLAAFVCNVLFDVNLLIIIIVCGALGYLIERAIKKEGGLQ
- a CDS encoding LysR family transcriptional regulator, translated to MTLRHLRIFVAVCTWGSITRAAEKLHMAQPSVSLAIRELEEYYQLQLFDRISRKLYLTGDGERFLKYASHITSLFDEMENSMEHWSDMESMSIGSSITIANSLLCECLHSYKLEYPKRQIQILIENSMILEESIVSNQLDLALIEGIPTHEHIQKLSFFKDELAVICAREHPLAEKQKLCLQDIAQEPFLLREKGSGTREILDSIMKVHDIQLHPIWESASTRALVKGVQFGFGISILPYQMVKAELEAGIVTRLYLSDVSFQRDYYIIYHANKHLHAGLLDFIATCRRVCAKIQAKE
- a CDS encoding amidohydrolase, which codes for MLIKNGRIHTMAAAGTIQADIRVQNGKIAAVGENLKEETGELIIDASGKQVFPGMIEAHCHLGMEESAIRGEGDDVNEMSDPITPQVRAIDGCNPLDETIINARNAGITTVAAGPGSANVIGGTFMAYKTHGVSIDEMVIQNPVAMKCAFGENPKRVYQDSRIKTRMNIAALLRETLAKTKEYIAKKEAANNDPLKMPAYDMKLEAMIPVIKKELPLKCHAHRADDILTVIRIAKEFDVNVTLDHCTDGEVIKAQVKASGYPAIVGPSLTHKSKFELANKSFTTPGVLCREGILIAITTDSPVVPQEYLPLCAALAMKDGLPEEEALKAITINPAKILGLEKRIGSIEEGKDGDIIICDSSLLDTQNVIRYTIINGEIAYQKA
- the leuB gene encoding 3-isopropylmalate dehydrogenase codes for the protein MEKHIAVIPGDGIGPEIVKEAVKVLDVIAKKYGHSFVYTEVDAGGCAIDKYGTSLPKESLDAALASDSVLLGAVGGPKWDHVDPSIRPEKALLSIRKELGLYANLRPAKIFKELSDASPLRKDIVANGIDFMVVRELIGGVYFGEKSTVEKNGELYASDNMCYYAHEIERIAHTAFQTARKRGSRVISVDKANVLDTSRLWRKIVSEVAKEYPDVTLTHMLVDNAAMQIVKDPSQFDVVVTENMFGDILSDEASMITGSIGLIPSASLGETKRGMYEPIHGSAPDIAGQNIANPIGTILAAGMMLKYAFDMDQEAAEIEEAVEAALRLGYRTKDIMEDGKTYRTCSQMGDTIAELITNA
- the leuD gene encoding 3-isopropylmalate dehydratase small subunit; this translates as MNANGTAHKYGDNVDTDVIIPARYLNTSDPKELAEKCMCDIDADFVKKIKVNDIMVAGFNFGCGSSREHAPIAIKASGISCVIAKSFARIFYRNAINIGLPILECVEASERIDDKDEVEINFNTGEIINKTKNETYQAQPFPAFIQNIMQHNGLLNAIKEQGGK
- the leuC gene encoding 3-isopropylmalate dehydratase large subunit, with protein sequence MGMTMTQKILAAHAGLDHVEAGQLIEVNLDMVLGNDITSPVAIKEFEKYGFSQVFDPGKISMVMDHFAPNKDIKAAQQCKACRTFAYAKNIEHFYDVGEMGIEHALLPEKGIVGPGECIIGADSHTCTYGALNAFSTGVGSTDMAAGMATGKCWFKIPEAIKFDLRGKLAPHVSGKDVILHIIGMIGVDGALYKSMEFSGIGLQSLSMDDRLCMANMAIEAGAKNGIFAFDEITEAYVKDRVSRPYVTYEADADADYCNVYHLDLSQITHTVAFPHLPENTRTMDEIKEPVRIDQVVIGSCTNGRLSDMAEAAQILKGQHVAKGVRAIIIPATQEIYKQCIQLGYTEIFIDAGCVVSTPTCGPCLGGYMGILAENERCVATTNRNFVGRMGHVDSEVYLASPAVAAASAIMGRIAAPKEVA
- the leuA gene encoding 2-isopropylmalate synthase, coding for MEGYQKYKRQYFLPPEPCMDWAGKEYIEKAPQWCSVDLRDGNQALIIPMSLDEKIEFFQLLVEVGFKEIEIGFPAASQTEFEFLRKLIDEDLIPEDVTVQVLTQAREHIIRRTFEAVKGAKNAVIHLYNSTSLAQREQVFKKSKEEILNIAVEGAKLLKKLTEEDGGNYRFEYSPESFTGTEVEYALEVCNAVLDIWQPTADNKVIINLPVTVEMSMPHIYAQQIEYMCKHMNYRENVIVSLHPHNDRGCGVADTEMGILAGADRIEGTLFGNGERTGNVDIITLAMNMYAMGIDPELNFTDMPHIVEVYERCTRMQVHMRQPYAGQLVFAAFSGSHQDAIAKGMHYRDAQDPDHWTVPYLPIDPRDVGRVYETDVIRINSQSGKGGIGYMLEEYYGYDLPSDMREQVGYYMKDVSDHEHKELLPNEINDLFQKEYMNVNAPYALNDYHFVRQGDIVTVTMNITYEGKTQFITATGNGRLDAVSNALRDNMNLTFDILDYKEHALSKGSSSRAVSYVKIIDCRKKNQWGVGLHDDIIASSVQALFSAINRAVAQRREAEKEAEA